In a genomic window of Chryseobacterium sp. G0162:
- the bglX gene encoding beta-glucosidase BglX, producing the protein MKKLIVLATLALSPVFSAQEMVDKPVQSYQTAQYQAKKKAFVDNLLSKMTLDEKIGQLNLPTSGDFTTGMAQSSDIGKKVEQGLVGGLFNIKGADKIKAVQKVAVEKSRLKIPMIFGMDVIHGYETTFPIPLGLAASWDMNLVQQSARVAAREAASDGINWTFSPMVDISREPRWGRVSEGSGEDPYLGSEISKNMVYGYQGKDLANGTNILACVKHFALYGAGESGRDYNTVDMSHVRMFNEYFPPYKAAVDAGVASVMASFNEVDGVPATGSRWLQTEVLRNQWKFKGFVVTDYTGINEMVDHGMGDLQQVSALALKAGVDMDMVGEGFLTTLKKSLSEGKVTQAEIDMAARRILEAKYDLGLFDNPYKHGDAKLAAKEVYNLENRNIARNVAAQSMVLLKNENQILPLKKSGTVAVIGPLVNNSMNMAGTWSVATKHSVSVNLMQGLQANYGKEVKFLSAKGANIDYDAKLEEIYAAHGKKTDRDNRSKEELLKEAVDVANKADVIVLAIGESAEMSGESSSRSEITIPQSQVDLLNELKKTGKPIAMILFTGRPLALTNVKDTPDAILNAWFPGSEAGNAMADVLFGKVNPSGKLPMTFPRSLGQVPIYYNAKNTGRPLDQKLTDKCEYQRFRSNYMDECNTPLYAFGYGLSYTKFNYSDISISNTNPKGSQEIQASVTITNSGNYDGAEVAQLYIRDMVGSITRPVKELKGFQKVFLKKGESKKVTFTITPETLKFYNGDLKYDWESGEFDIMIGTSSDEVKHAKIIWTK; encoded by the coding sequence ATGAAAAAGTTAATTGTACTTGCAACCCTGGCACTTTCGCCGGTGTTTTCCGCTCAGGAAATGGTAGACAAGCCTGTACAGTCTTATCAGACTGCACAATATCAGGCGAAGAAGAAAGCCTTTGTAGACAATCTTTTATCTAAAATGACGTTAGATGAAAAAATCGGCCAGCTGAACCTTCCCACTTCCGGAGACTTTACTACCGGAATGGCTCAGAGTTCAGATATCGGGAAAAAAGTAGAACAGGGATTAGTAGGCGGATTATTCAATATAAAAGGAGCGGACAAGATTAAAGCGGTTCAGAAGGTTGCTGTTGAAAAAAGCCGTTTGAAAATTCCAATGATCTTCGGAATGGATGTGATCCACGGATATGAAACAACATTTCCAATTCCCTTAGGGCTAGCCGCTTCATGGGATATGAACCTGGTACAGCAGTCTGCAAGAGTAGCAGCAAGAGAAGCCGCTTCTGATGGAATCAACTGGACCTTTTCGCCAATGGTGGATATTTCCCGCGAACCAAGATGGGGAAGGGTTTCCGAAGGTTCCGGTGAAGATCCGTATTTAGGAAGCGAGATCTCAAAAAATATGGTATACGGTTATCAAGGTAAAGACCTGGCTAATGGTACCAATATATTAGCGTGTGTTAAGCACTTTGCATTATACGGAGCTGGAGAATCCGGCAGAGATTATAATACCGTTGATATGAGCCATGTAAGGATGTTCAACGAGTATTTTCCACCTTATAAAGCAGCTGTAGATGCAGGAGTGGCCTCTGTAATGGCTTCTTTCAATGAAGTAGACGGAGTTCCTGCTACAGGAAGCAGATGGCTGCAGACTGAAGTTTTGAGAAATCAATGGAAATTCAAAGGATTTGTAGTAACCGATTATACCGGGATCAATGAAATGGTAGATCATGGAATGGGTGATCTTCAGCAGGTTTCAGCACTGGCTTTAAAAGCAGGAGTTGATATGGACATGGTAGGAGAAGGCTTTTTAACCACGTTAAAAAAATCTCTGTCTGAAGGAAAAGTTACCCAGGCTGAGATTGATATGGCAGCCAGAAGGATCCTTGAAGCAAAATATGACTTAGGGCTTTTTGATAATCCATACAAACACGGAGATGCAAAACTGGCAGCCAAAGAAGTGTACAACCTGGAAAATCGTAATATCGCTAGAAACGTTGCCGCTCAGTCAATGGTTTTACTGAAAAATGAAAACCAGATATTGCCTTTAAAAAAATCAGGAACCGTTGCAGTAATTGGACCATTGGTCAATAACTCCATGAACATGGCCGGAACCTGGAGTGTTGCTACAAAACACAGTGTTTCAGTTAACCTAATGCAGGGACTTCAGGCAAATTATGGTAAAGAAGTAAAATTCCTTTCCGCAAAAGGAGCCAATATCGATTACGATGCAAAATTGGAAGAAATCTATGCTGCTCACGGAAAGAAAACCGATAGAGATAATCGTTCAAAAGAAGAATTGCTAAAAGAGGCGGTGGATGTTGCCAATAAGGCCGACGTTATTGTTTTGGCCATTGGAGAATCTGCAGAAATGAGTGGTGAATCTTCATCAAGGTCAGAAATTACCATTCCTCAGTCTCAGGTTGACCTCTTGAACGAATTGAAAAAGACCGGAAAACCAATTGCAATGATTCTTTTCACGGGTCGTCCATTAGCATTAACAAACGTAAAGGACACTCCTGATGCCATTCTTAATGCATGGTTCCCAGGTTCAGAAGCGGGAAATGCGATGGCAGATGTTCTTTTCGGAAAAGTAAACCCATCTGGAAAACTTCCAATGACGTTCCCAAGAAGCTTAGGGCAGGTTCCTATTTATTATAATGCTAAAAATACAGGCCGCCCACTAGATCAGAAGCTGACTGATAAATGCGAATACCAAAGATTCCGTTCCAATTATATGGATGAGTGCAATACCCCGTTGTATGCATTTGGATATGGATTAAGCTATACAAAATTCAATTATTCAGACATCAGTATTTCCAATACTAACCCTAAAGGAAGTCAAGAGATTCAAGCATCTGTTACCATAACCAATTCCGGAAATTATGATGGTGCAGAGGTTGCTCAGTTGTATATCAGAGATATGGTGGGAAGTATTACAAGACCTGTAAAAGAGTTAAAAGGTTTCCAGAAAGTATTTTTGAAAAAAGGAGAATCTAAAAAAGTAACCTTTACGATTACCCCGGAAACCCTGAAGTTTTACAATGGAGATTTAAAATATGACTGGGAATCAGGAGAGTTTGATATTATGATCGGAACCAGCTCCGATGAGGTGAAGCATGCAAAGATTATCTGGACAAAATAA
- a CDS encoding T9SS type A sorting domain-containing protein: MKKIYLGACTVCTVLGMSAQEVLWQKDIQSTTQDFLSQVTTTIDQQYLITGSSIQSDKLQQGNKQNNGYDFHLIKLNQQGEEAWEKYFSGQNHDYLSATVSTQDGGFLLAGTSYSGKGLDKKDDSKSGSDIWLIRINEFGDELWQKTLGTSSDEEAKSVIQTTDLGFFVAGNVQNSSKGYGSKDVWITRLDKEGKELSQLILGGKGLDEVEKMIPTKDGGALLGIYSRSSEVRDMGSGARTREEKSLGEQSVSPTAISQKPKASSNFGEGDYWIVKLDKNGKVEWEKNFGGKGDDHIRTLALISNGYVIGGESRSERSGNKTVGIEEGTDLWLIALNERGDEQWQKSYNFKNRDILMGMSVIHSADDKSSKGILLGGYTQAEGRIQKDDETFWMLYLDGNGNEQWRKHITGESRQKEERLSDLKLNRDGSIVLAGTSAKELGKENWKIVKLGDKQVSDLIAKYEMKIYPNPVSDYAYVEIGFDFKEADIMLYDMSGRQLQNFKTKNRVTKMNTQALVQGAYLVTIKTDNNKTANAKLIKK; the protein is encoded by the coding sequence ATGAAAAAAATTTATCTCGGTGCATGTACTGTATGCACGGTTCTGGGTATGTCTGCTCAGGAAGTACTCTGGCAGAAAGACATCCAATCCACTACCCAAGATTTTCTAAGTCAGGTGACTACGACCATCGATCAGCAGTATCTTATTACAGGAAGCTCTATACAGAGCGACAAACTCCAACAAGGCAATAAACAGAACAACGGTTATGATTTCCATTTGATAAAATTGAATCAACAGGGAGAAGAAGCTTGGGAAAAGTATTTCTCAGGACAAAATCATGACTATTTATCTGCAACGGTAAGTACTCAGGATGGCGGATTCCTTTTAGCCGGAACTTCTTATTCAGGAAAAGGACTCGATAAGAAAGATGATTCCAAAAGTGGTTCCGATATCTGGCTCATCCGGATCAATGAATTCGGTGATGAATTATGGCAGAAAACATTGGGTACTTCTTCTGATGAGGAAGCTAAATCTGTTATTCAAACGACAGACTTAGGCTTTTTTGTCGCCGGAAATGTCCAGAACTCTTCCAAAGGCTATGGTTCTAAAGATGTCTGGATAACCAGACTCGACAAAGAGGGTAAAGAACTTTCTCAATTGATATTAGGCGGAAAAGGCTTAGACGAAGTCGAAAAAATGATTCCAACGAAAGACGGTGGAGCTTTATTAGGAATATATTCAAGAAGTTCCGAGGTTCGTGATATGGGTTCAGGAGCTAGAACCCGCGAAGAGAAGTCTTTAGGTGAACAATCTGTTAGTCCAACAGCCATTAGCCAAAAGCCAAAAGCCAGCAGCAACTTCGGCGAAGGCGACTACTGGATTGTCAAACTGGATAAAAATGGAAAAGTAGAATGGGAAAAGAACTTTGGAGGTAAGGGAGACGACCATATCAGAACTTTGGCTTTAATATCAAACGGTTATGTTATTGGTGGTGAATCCCGATCAGAACGATCAGGAAACAAAACAGTAGGTATTGAAGAAGGTACGGATCTATGGCTGATTGCATTGAATGAAAGAGGCGATGAGCAGTGGCAAAAATCCTACAATTTCAAAAACCGTGATATTCTGATGGGAATGAGTGTGATTCATTCTGCAGATGACAAGTCTTCAAAAGGAATTTTACTTGGAGGTTACACTCAAGCAGAAGGAAGAATACAAAAAGATGATGAGACCTTCTGGATGCTGTATTTAGATGGTAACGGAAATGAACAGTGGAGAAAACATATAACAGGAGAATCCCGACAAAAAGAGGAAAGACTTTCAGATTTAAAGCTGAACAGAGATGGTTCTATTGTGTTAGCCGGAACCAGTGCTAAAGAACTAGGGAAAGAAAACTGGAAAATCGTAAAACTGGGCGACAAGCAGGTGAGTGATCTGATTGCCAAATATGAAATGAAGATCTATCCGAACCCGGTATCCGATTATGCCTATGTAGAAATCGGCTTTGATTTCAAAGAAGCAGATATTATGCTGTATGATATGAGCGGAAGACAGCTTCAGAACTTCAAAACCAAAAACAGAGTGACCAAGATGAATACCCAGGCTTTGGTACAAGGCGCTTACTTAGTAACCATAAAAACAGATAATAACAAAACAGCGAATGCAAAGCTGATTAAGAAATAA